A section of the Phycodurus eques isolate BA_2022a chromosome 4, UOR_Pequ_1.1, whole genome shotgun sequence genome encodes:
- the cxcr3.1 gene encoding C-X-C chemokine receptor type 3.1 codes for MSHDFSLSSLLESGEAVTLDLDSWLLDDIDLLEGSEYDSNESYVSNESFVSVCDPKEVRHFEAIFIPVLYSVAFVVGIMGNGLLLGILARSRKTWSVTDTFILHLAVTDVLLLFTLPLMTAQDVQIVGWTFGTPLCKITGAVFTINFYCGILLLACISLDRYLSIVHATQMYSRRKPWLIQSSCLAVWLFSVVLSVPDWIFREALHDARRNKTECVSNFHSWRLASRLLDHIAGFLLPSLVLIFCYSCILRRLRCGTGGPQKQKAFWVIAAVVVVFFLCWTPYNIVLMVDTAFLDDTSTSCEFRASLAKAMIVTQTIGYLHCSLNPILYAFVGVKFRRQLLDIMRILTCKSEKLLSVVGRRRTSIWSESADTSNSLAI; via the exons ATGTCACATGATTTCAGCCTG AGCTCTTTGCTGGAGAGCGGTGAAGCTGTTACCTTAGACCTAGACTCATGGTTGTTGGACGACATCGACCTGCTGGAAGGAAGTGAGTACGACAGCAACGAGTCGTACGTCAGCAATGAGTCGTTTGTCAGCGTGTGTGACCCGAAAGAGGTCCGGCACTTCGAGGCGATCTTCATACCAGTGCTGTACTCGGTGGCCTTCGTCGTGGGCATCATGGGCAACGGGCTTCTCCTGGGAATTCTGGCTCGGAGCCGGAAGACGTGGAGCGTGACGGACACCTTCATTCTGCACCTGGCCGTGACTGACGTCCTGTTGCTGTTCACACTACCCTTGATGACCGCACAGGACGTCCAAATTGTTGGGTGGACCTTCGGCACGCCTCTCTGCAAGATCACTGGAGCTGTTTTCACA ATCAACTTCTACTGTGGAATCTTGCTTCTGGCGTGCATCAGTCTGGACCGCTACCTGTCCATCGTGCACGCCACCCAGATGTACTCTCGCCGGAAACCCTGGCTCATCCAGTCCAGTTGCCTGGCCGTCTGGCTTTTCTCGGTTGTCCTCTCCGTGCCTGACTGGATCTTCCGGGAGGCGTTGCACGATGCAAGGCGAAACAAAACAGAGTGTGTGTCCAACTTTCACTCGTGGAGACTGGCCTCGCGTCTCCTCGACCACATCGCTGGCTTCCTGCTGCCGTCGCTTGTCCTCATCTTCTGCTACTCGTGTATCCTGCGCCGGTTACGCTGCGGTACAGGGGGCCCCCAGAAGCAGAAGGCGTTTTGGGTCATCGCTGCCGTGGTGGTGGTGTTCTTTCTCTGTTGGACGCCGTACAACATTGTCCTCATGGTGGACACGGCTTTTTTGGACGACACCAGCACCAGTTGTGAATTTAGAGCCTCTCTGGCGAAGGCTATGATTGTCACCCAGACTATAGGCTACCTCCACTGCAGCCTCAACCCCATCCTGTACGCCTTTGTGGGGGTCAAGTTTCGCCGTCAGCTCCTGGACATCATGAGGATCCTTACCTGCAAATCCGAGAAACTCCTGTCAGTGGTCGGCAGAAGGAGAACCTCCATTTGGTCTGAGTCTGCAGACACCTCAAACTCCCTAGCAATCTga
- the LOC133401372 gene encoding C-X-C chemokine receptor type 3-like — MDVNLDGLFRLNVSYDYDDDYAYKDDDPESQGSQAVWIPLVYSVVLILGLFGNGLLLATLALKKRAWRTSDIFILHLSVADILLLVTLPLWAAQATQSCGWCIGLALCRISAVIFKLNFFCGIFLLTIICLDRYLSLVHAKQLYSHKKPMLAHLSCLSVWLVSLLLTVPEWLSVALERHPWKEERAQCVLSLYPTNKRLASRLPHHVLSAASAIVIGFSCAMPWLQRPAKTLRKRVVTLILVGVFSLCWIPYNVALVADTFRGAENTSNGSSGLPQSSRRTSLTVTAALGCVHACLRPLLYLGLSSDFRKWTLAALSCVRAEPKGSVWELGVGDDASLEQSPETEELKQIASVEQQVQSKMAT, encoded by the exons ATGGACGTCAACCTGGACGGATTGTTCCGGCTTAACGTCAGCTACGACTACGACGATGACTACGCGTACAAAGACGATGACCCGGAGTCCCAGGGCAGCCAGGCAGTGTGGATCCCGCTCGTCTACTCGGTCGTTCTGATCCTCGGCCTGTTCGGGAACGGGCTGCTGCTGGCGACACTGGCACTGAAGAAGCGAGCGTGGAGGACGTCGGACATCTTCATTCTCCACCTGAGTGTCGCCGACATCCTGCTGCTGGTCACGCTGCCACTGTGGGCGGCACAGGCCACCCAGAGTTGCGGATGGTGCATCGGACTCGCTCTTTGCAGAATCAGCGCAGTTATTTTTAAG CTAAACTTCTTCTGCGGGATTTTTCTCCTGACCATCATTTGTTTGGACCGTTACCTGTCGTTGGTCCACGCCAAGCAGCTGTACTCCCACAAGAAGCCCATGTTGGCCCACCTCAGCTGCCTGTCGGTGTGGCTCGTCTCCCTGCTTCTCACCGTCCCCGAGTGGCTCTCCGTGGCGTTGGAGCGGCACCCGTGGAAGGAGGAGAGGGCCCAGTGCGTCCTCAGCCTCTACCCCACCAACAAGCGCTTGGCATCGCGCCTTCCCCACCACGTGCTCAGCGCGGCCTCCGCCATCGTCATCGGCTTCTCGTGCGCGATGCCgtggctccagcgccctgccaAAACACTCCGTAAGAGGGTGGTCACGCTCATCCTAGTGGGGGTCTTCTCGCTCTGCTGGATTCCGTATAATGTCGCGCTCGTCGCAGACACATTCAGAGGGGCAGAGAACACCTCCAACGGTTCGTCCGGTCTTCCCCAAAGTTCCCGGAGGACCTCTCTGACAGTCACGGCGGCATTGGGCTGCGTCCACGCCTGCCTCAGGCCGTTGCTCTACCTCGGCCTGAGCAGCGATTTTAGGAAGTGGACCCTGGCGGCGTTGAGTTGCGTCAGAGCAGAACCTAAGGGGTCGGTGTGGGAATTGGGCGTGGGCGACGACGCCTCGCTCGAGCAGAGCCCCGAGACGGAGGAGCTTAAGCAGATTGCCAGTGTGGAGCAGCAAGTGCAGTCTAAAATGGCCACGTAG
- the cxcr3.2 gene encoding C-X-C chemokine receptor type 3-2, whose product MDDYMATTEDYWIFDYDNYTLSPETSKTYAAPCPHKDIYTFAQRYLPVVYSLVFFLAVAGNVLVLCVIRRYRNSRGGRVCSFSLTDTFLLHLAISDLLLALTLPLFATQWAHQWVFGEAVCKISGALFSLNRYSGILFLACISFDRYMAIVHAVGSGWKRNNTCQAQVACAFIWVGCLALGGVDIAFKQVGEVKIGDGQGPLLCQVWFTDNAAQWQAGLQLVSVSLGFGLPLLIMLYCYIRIFRSLCNATRRQKRKSLRLIISLVSIFVVCWAPYNGFQLADSLQRLDVVLGGCRFGRIVDMGTVITESVGLSHCALNPLLYGFVGVKFRREMARMCKGLLGKRGWLGMEEWRERKRKTTSSYSSADSENTSYSVMVGK is encoded by the exons ATGGATGACTACATGGCAACCACAGAGGATTACTGG ATATTTGACTATGACAACTACACGTTGTCCCCCGAAACCAGCAAGACGTACGCGGCCCCCTGCCCCCACAAGGACATCTACACTTTTGCGCAGAGGTACCTGCCGGTCGTCTACAGCCTGGTCTTCTTCCTGGCCGTGGCGGGCAACGTGCTGGTGCTCTGCGTGATCCGACGCTACCGTAACTCCCGCGGAGGCCGCGTCTGCTCATTCTCCCTGACCGACACATTCCTCCTCCACCTGGCCATCTCCGACCTGCTCCTGGCCTTAACGCTGCCGCTCTTCGCCACGCAGTGGGCCCACCAGTGGGTGTTCGGCGAGGCGGTCTGCAAGATCTCCGGCGCTCTGTTCTCGCTCAACCGCTACAGTGGCATCCTTTTCCTGGCCTGCATCAGTTTCGACCGCTACATGGCCATCGTCCACGCCGTCGGCTCCGGCTGGAAGCGCAACAACACCTGCCAGGCCCAGGTGGCCTGCGCTTTTATTTGGGTGGGCTGCCTGGCCCTCGGCGGGGTGGACATTGCCTTCAAGCAGGTGGGCGAGGTGAAAATCGGAGACGGGCAGGGGCCTCTCTTGTGCCAGGTGTGGTTCACCGACAACGCTGCGCAGTGGCAGGCCGGCCTGCAGCTGGTCAGTGTGAGTCTGGGCTTCGGACTTCCGCTCCTGATCATGCTTTACTGCTACATCCGGATTTTCCGCTCGCTGTGCAATGCCACCCGCCGGCAAAAGCGCAAGTCCCTACGTCTCATCATCTCGCTGGTGTCCATCTTCGTGGTCTGCTGGGCGCCGTACAACGGCTTCCAGCTGGCCGACAGCCTGCAGAGGCTGGACGTCGTGCTCGGGGGTTGCCGGTTCGGCCGCATCGTAGACATGGGCACGGTGATCACCGAGAGCGTGGGGCTGTCGCACTGCGCCCTTAACCCGCTGCTGTACGGCTTCGTGGGGGTCAAGTTCCGCAGGGAGATGGCTCGGATGTGCAAGGGGCTGCTGGGAAAGAGAGGCTGGCTAGGAATGGAGGAATGGAGGGAGAGGAAGCGGAAAACAACCAGCTCCTACAGCTCGGCCGATAGCGAAAACACCTCCTACTCGGTAATGGTGGGAAAATGA